DNA from Bacteroidales bacterium:
GCTCATGATCCGCTGGGAGAGTTGTTTTCCCTGCTGGATCCGATGTAGAGGTTTATATTTAACCATTTATCGGGACTATGAAAAATGATAAATTACAAGCACCACATGTCAAAAAATATCCAATTACTTAAAATATGAATGCCATAAAACCCACACTGATATTCTTTTCAGGCAAGGGAGGAGTGGGAAAATCCACTGTTTCGGCCCTTGTATCCCTGGAAAAAAGCCGGAATGCACAGAAGACCCTTCTGGTATCCATGGATCCGGCACATAACCAAAGTGACATTTTTCAAACGGATATAGGGGAAAAACCAAAAGAAATCATACGGAATCTTTGGGTAACACAAATAGATACAGACCGCTGGATCAAAAAATACCTCAGGGACACCGAAGAAAGCGTAAGCAAAAAATACAACTACCAAAAGGCTTTCAGCATCAAAAACTACTTCAAGGTACTTCAGTTTTCTCCAGGCATTGAAGAATATGCGCTTATGCAGGCTTTTGAATCCATATTGATAAACCATCAGGACAAAGGGGCCATCATTTTTGAC
Protein-coding regions in this window:
- a CDS encoding ArsA family ATPase, whose product is MNAIKPTLIFFSGKGGVGKSTVSALVSLEKSRNAQKTLLVSMDPAHNQSDIFQTDIGEKPKEIIRNLWVTQIDTDRWIKKYLRDTEESVSKKYNYQKAFSIKNYFKVLQFSPGIEEYALMQAFESILINHQDKGAIIFD